AATCAAGGAAATAGCAGAAAAGACGTTGCCCGAAGGATACACCTACTACATTGCGGGGGTTCCGGCGACCACCATACAGGTCAGCGAAAACATGAGGCACGACCTTTCGGCTCTGATTCCCCTTGTTTCGTTACTGGTTCTTGTCATCCTTTATATCAGCTTTCGAACCATCGGGGGAGTGATTCTTCCCTTCCTGAACGTGATAATCAGCATCATCTGGACCATTGGCCTCATGGTGCTGACGGGATCTCCCCTGACCATCCTGGGTGCGACAATTCCCATCCTCATGGTAGCGGTGGGCAGTGCCTACGGTATCCACATCGTCAGCCACTACTACGATGACCTTAGAAATCCCGAGAATAGGGAAAAATCAAACAAAGAGATTGTTCTCAAGACAATGGACGCCGTAGGTAGTCCCGTATTTCTGGCCGGACTGACCACACTCATTGGTTTTGCATCTCTGGGGGTCAGTATAGTAATACCGATGAAAAACTTCGGTTTTTTCTCTGCCTTCGGTGTCCTATCAGCCTTGCTTGTTGCTTTCATCTTTATTCCCTCGGTATTTTTGATATCGAAGGGAACGGGCAGGATCAAAAAAAGTAAACAAGCAAAGCAGGAACGTGACATTGTGTTTTTGAAGCTCCTCAGCAAGACAGCCACGAAACACACAACCATGGTACCGCTTGTCAGCATTCTGCTTGCAGGCCTTTCGATATTCTTTATTCCGAAGGTTGTCGTGGAGAACAATCTCATCGACTTTTTTAAGGAAGACACCGAGATTCGGCAGGCCGACAGATTTATCCGTCAGGAATTCGCAGGCACCAGCAGTTTCAACATCACCATCGAGGGGCAAGAAAAAGGAGACTTGAACAATCCCGAAGTACTCCAGAGTATGGAGAACATTGCCGACTATATTCGGACAAACTATCCGGAAGTCAGTAAGGTTATCTCCTATTCGGAATATATCAAGCGGATAAATCAGGTCCTTAACGAGGATCTTCCGGGCCAGATCACCCTTAAGCCGGAAAGCGTTGGCACTTCAGACGGGACCATGGTCCAGCAGCAAGGCGCTTCGACCACCGATAGTACCGGCGACAACTTTTTCGAGAACAGCTTTTTCGGCGATGCTTTCGGTGATACTGCCATTGGCCAGGAGGAAGATCATGCTGCGGGAGAGGCGGCAAGCCCGATGTCGACGGATACTGCTCAGAATAGTATGCCGGACAATAAACCGGAGAAAGCCGATATGCTCGAAGCACTATTCGATGCCTACCGAACAGACCCCGATCATTTTATCGATGAGCTGGGACGGCTGACAAATTACGACGGTCTTGATTATTATGAAATTCCCACGGACTTGGATAAGTATCATCTTGCAAATAAGGATGAATTCAAGAATCTTATCAGCCAGTATCTGCTTCTGTACTCCGGCTCCCTCGATGATTGGTCCGATAACGCCATAGAACCCCAAAAGGCGCGGATTTCGGTGCAGCTTGGAAAAAGCGGAAGCATCATTGCCTCGCGCATAACAAAAGCAATTGTTCCTGCAATTGAAAGGATGCTGCCGGAAGGCTATACCTTTACGATCAGCGGTTCATCATTGGTTGAGAGTTCTTTGACCAACCTGATTGTCACATCATCTATTGCAAGTATAATCCTCTCAATCCTCCTGGTCTTTATTATTCTTACGATTGTCTATCACTCCGCCCTTACGGGATTAATAGGTATCGTTCCTCTGCTGCTTACGGTTCTGATCAACATGGGCATCATGGGGCTTACCGGCATCAAGCTCGATATCAGCACCGCGATGGTAGGAAGCATCTCGATCGGAATAGGC
This Sediminispirochaeta bajacaliforniensis DSM 16054 DNA region includes the following protein-coding sequences:
- a CDS encoding efflux RND transporter permease subunit; the protein is MNFVPEDDPALTAFHTFEDEFGSALVIDLVINSDIHSIISQKSLSVIQQLSEQLELLKGQEKVQSITNTDFIRGKDGTLTVGPLSEDENGELISPKILRRRLNSWKSMYDKMLLSKDEHSTQIGINIKSSLSIDEREVLYNEIKEIAEKTLPEGYTYYIAGVPATTIQVSENMRHDLSALIPLVSLLVLVILYISFRTIGGVILPFLNVIISIIWTIGLMVLTGSPLTILGATIPILMVAVGSAYGIHIVSHYYDDLRNPENREKSNKEIVLKTMDAVGSPVFLAGLTTLIGFASLGVSIVIPMKNFGFFSAFGVLSALLVAFIFIPSVFLISKGTGRIKKSKQAKQERDIVFLKLLSKTATKHTTMVPLVSILLAGLSIFFIPKVVVENNLIDFFKEDTEIRQADRFIRQEFAGTSSFNITIEGQEKGDLNNPEVLQSMENIADYIRTNYPEVSKVISYSEYIKRINQVLNEDLPGQITLKPESVGTSDGTMVQQQGASTTDSTGDNFFENSFFGDAFGDTAIGQEEDHAAGEAASPMSTDTAQNSMPDNKPEKADMLEALFDAYRTDPDHFIDELGRLTNYDGLDYYEIPTDLDKYHLANKDEFKNLISQYLLLYSGSLDDWSDNAIEPQKARISVQLGKSGSIIASRITKAIVPAIERMLPEGYTFTISGSSLVESSLTNLIVTSSIASIILSILLVFIILTIVYHSALTGLIGIVPLLLTVLINMGIMGLTGIKLDISTAMVGSISIGIGIDYTIHFLSSYATNLQSLSSRDETTVKAISTTGKAIIFNAVSVAAGFFVLTFSRFTPLIYFGILVIITMTVSSISSLILLPQLLKRLDEKHLIRSANIKRPGAETSGKEE